A genomic region of Sander lucioperca isolate FBNREF2018 chromosome 6, SLUC_FBN_1.2, whole genome shotgun sequence contains the following coding sequences:
- the slc2a9l1 gene encoding solute carrier family 2 member 9, like 1 — protein sequence MYFKVPASEDRMETLLQQLTRGNALFLIIILGIGGTFQTGYHSTGLSSPSPYIRRFINSSWYDRYEETPPPQTITMIWSLIVSMYAAGGLFGAVSVKLISGMLGRKKVMICNSCIAIVAAGIMLTSKGAKSYEMIIVARILYGYSAGLGGSIHLMYLGEISPRKIRGTVTLTSATFVSLGKLFGQIFGLSEILGREELWNIVLCVPAFFSVVQVIVLPFLPEAPRYLFIEKGDAKACKKALQSLWGQGDYKQEMDEMLAEQAAIEAAPPKSPLQLLRDRTVRWQLLTMSIIYCCNHLSGITAISTFSFDIFLEAGVPRDKIRYVTLGLGISEIITYISCGLLIEHTGRRPLIWGGYGFMSACWVLVTVTLNLKDSSYWVPYISASLIILSTIFFSGGPGGATQTVYSEIFIQSNRLAAFVLIGTQRWLFYTLVGLVFPFLINASYCFVLFACMCLLASLYTFFLLPETKGKTLLEISEEFKAITVCGKSFLEEKRVETKL from the exons atgtacttcaAGGTCCCTGCCAGTGAGGACAGAATGGAAACTTTGCTACAACAACTG ACCCGTGGTAATGCTCTGTTCCTCATCATTATTTTGGGAATTGGAGGAACCTTTCAAACTGGCTATCACAGTACTGGATTGAGTTCTCCCTCACCG TACATTCGGCGCTTCATCAACAGCAGCTGGTACGACAGATATGAAGAGACTCCACCTCCTCAGACGATCACGATGATCTGGTCCCTTATTGTTTCCATGTATGCTGCCGGGGGACTCTTTGGTGCTGTCAGTGTCAAATTGATCTCCGGCATGCTAGGAAG AAAAAAGGTGATGATCTGCAACAGCTGTATTGCCATTGTTGCAGCAGGGATCATGCTGACAAGTAAAGGTGCCAAATCATATGAAATGATTATCGTGGCAAGGATCCTGTATGGCTACTCGGCAG GTTTGGGAGGCAGCATCCATTTAATGTACCTGGGAGAGATTTCACCCAGAAAGATAAGAGGGACTGTGACTCTGACCTCAGCAACCTTTGTGTCACTTGGTAAACTGTTTGGACAGATTTTTGGACTGAG TGAGATACTTGGTCGCGAAGAGCTGTGGAACATCGTACTCTGTGTCCCTGCATTTTTTTCAGTGGTTCAGGTTATAGTGTTGCCTTTTCTCCCTGAGGCTCCCAGATACTTATTCATAGAGAAAGGTGATGCTAAGGCTTGCAAAAAAG CTCTCCAGAGTCTTTGGGGCCAAGGTGACTACAAACAGGAGATGGACGAGATGTTGGCTGAGCAGGCGGCCATTGAGGCAGCCCCGCCAAAAAGCCCTCTGCAGCTGCTGAGGGACAGGACTGTCCGATGGCAGCTTCTCACCATGTCCATCATCTACTGCTGCAACCATCTGTCGGGCATAACTGCG ATCAGTACCTTCTCTTTTGACATCTTCCTGGAGGCAGGTGTACCGAGAGACAAGATTCGCTATGTTACTCTTGGTCTTGGAATATCTGAAATCATCACCTACATCTCCTGT GGGCTGCTGATTGAGCACACAGGGAGGAGGCCGTTGATCTGGGGGGGTTATGGTTTCATGTCTGCTTGCTGGGTGTTGGTCACTGTCACGCTCAACCTGAAG GATTCCAGCTACTGGGTTCCATACATTTCGGCTAGTTTGATCATCCTCTCCACCATCTTCTTTAGCGGAGGACCTG GGGGAGCCACACAAACTGTCTACAGTGAGATCTTCATCCAGTCCAATCGACTGGCAGCGTTTGTCCTCATTGGGACCCAGCGCTGGTTGTTTTACACTCTGGTGGGCCTAGTCTTTCCATTCCTTATT AATGCCTCATACTGCTTTGTGCTGTTCGCCTGTATGTGCCTGCTGGCTAGTCTTTACACCTTCTTCCTCCTGCCTGAGACTAAAGGGAAAACCCTGCTAGAGATCTCAGAGGAGTTTAAAGCCATCACTGTCTGTGGGAAATCCTTCTTAGAGGAAAAGAGAGTGGAGACCAAGTTATGA
- the psmd6 gene encoding 26S proteasome non-ATPase regulatory subunit 6, whose product MPLENLEEEGLPKNPDLRIAQLKFLLTMDGHRQDAEVKTELMDAIKANNMAPYYEGLCKDLKWQLDGDLLSKMKKANEEELKRLDDVLEDAEKSLGESEIRDAMMAKAEYLIRIGDKEGALTAFRKTYDKTVALGHRLDIVFYLLRIGLFYMDSDLITRNSEKAKSLIEEGGDWDRRNRLKVYQGLYCVAIRDFKQAAELFLDTVSTFTSYELMDYKTFVTYTVYVCMIALKRPDLREKVIKGAEILEVLHSLPPIRQYLFSLYECRYSVFFQSLATVEQEMKKDWLFAPHYRYYVREMRIQAYSQLLESYRSLTLGYMAEAFGVSTEFIDQELSRFIAAGRLHCKIDKVNEIVETNRPDSKNWQYQETIKKGDLLLNRVQKLSRVINM is encoded by the exons ATGCCGTTAGAAAACCTGGAGGAAGAGGGTCTGCCCAAGAACCCTGATCTGAGGATAGCACAGCTCAAGTTCCTGCTCACAATGGACGGTCACCGACAGGATGCTGAAGTGAAGACTGAGCTCATGGACGCGATCAAAGCTAACA ATATGGCCCCGTATTATGAGGGTCTGTGTAAGGATCTGAAGTGGCAGCTGGACGGTGACCTGCTGAGTAAAATGAAGAAGGCCAACGAGGAGGAGCTGAAGCGCCTGGATGATGTCCTGGAGGATGCAGAGAAGAGCCTGGGAGAGAGCGAGATACGAGACGCCATGATGGCCAAAGCTGAATACCTCATCAGAATTGGAGACAAG GAGGGCGCCCTAACAGCCTTCAGGAAGACCTATGACAAGACAGTGGCTCTGGGTCacagactagatatcgtcttctACCTGCTGAGGATCGGACTCTTCTACATGGATAGCGACCTCATCACACGCAACTCCGAGAAAGCCAAGAG CCTCATTGAGGAGGGGGGAGACTGGGACAGGAGGAATCGTCTGAAGGTCTACCAGGGCCTGTACTGTGTGGCCATCAGGGACTTCAAGCAAGCCGCCGAACTCTTCCTCGACACAGTCTCCACCTTTACCTCTTACGAGCTCATGGACTACAAGACCTTCGTCACCTACACGGTCTACGTGTGCATGATTGCCCTCAAAAGGCCTGACCTCCGTGAAAAG GTAATAAAGGGAGCTGAGATCTTGGAGGTGCTGCACAGTCTCCCTCCAATTCGCCAGTATCTTTTCTCCCTCTACGAGTGCCGTTACTCGGTCTTCTTCCAGTCGCTGG CCACGGTGGAGCAGGAGATGAAGAAGGACTGGCTTTTTGCGCCACACTACCGCTACTATGTGAGGGAGATGAGGATCCAGGCCTACAGCCAGCTGCTAGAGTCCTACCGCTCCCTCACCCTGGGCTACATGGCTGAGGCCTTTGGTGTCAGCACAGAGTTCATCGACCA GGAACTGTCCCGATTCATAGCTGCTGGACGTCTCCACTGTAAAATTGATAAAGTGAATGAGATTGTGGAAACCAACAG ACCCGATAGCAAAAACTGGCAGTACCAAGAAACCATCAAGAAGGGCGACTTGCTGCTGAACAGAGTCCAGAAGTTGTCGAGAGTTATCAACATGTAA